Proteins encoded in a region of the Zea mays cultivar B73 chromosome 2, Zm-B73-REFERENCE-NAM-5.0, whole genome shotgun sequence genome:
- the LOC103648074 gene encoding wall-associated receptor kinase 3 isoform X2, translated as MEEVRIHSKISHKNVVKLIGYCIGKSTLMIVMEYMSTGNLNDILHCTEISIPLDVRLGIAIGCAEALSYMHSMHLSSGNLICHGDVKPANILLNDNLTAKITDFGVSRLLVGGITQYTTSVKGSIDYMDPIYIQEGRLTPRSDVYSFGLVLCELISRKRIRKGDINLILYVNKGSASGKGFREMSDAAIANEDNMKILKEMKKLATECVSLSIYRRPQMTDVVRRLRMLRKELKERHEYYSESILASHHSWRKNNKQEIIMPTYNSKMQIKKSLGFFKRSLSNSKIQSEPSDVRIFTQEELKEVTNNYSYLISGGTSGKVYRGTLEDNTVVAVRIFSEVLEGFEEAFVNGGMILSQISHRNIIKLVGYCLDADCPAFLYEYAAKGSLSDVLDGHEDFPLDLRAKIVVKIAEALEYLHSPATGIIRHGYVVPSKILVDNNFMPKLTGFSWARRLIQESNTTASDDVISSHQHPSSGFNNDPIHDHYVSLKLKTDVYQFGVLLLTLISRKSFVFYADHDGLVSQFLTACQEDGSGRAFFDDDVAVHGGDVVLLEEMGRLSLKCVCEEIEQRPTMREVAEHLRMITRSWKDFSGSYAGAEGNTPERPPSSDIGD; from the coding sequence ATGGAAGAAGTACGCATCCATAGTAAAATTAGCCACAAGAATGTGGTGAAGCTAATAGGCTATTGCATTGGGAAAAGTACTCTCATGATCGTAATGGAGTATATGTCCACAGGAAATCTCAATGACATACTCCACTGCACTGAAATTTCGATCCCTTTGGATGTAAGATTGGGTATTGCTATAGGGTGTGCAGAGGCATTGAGCTACATGCATTCAATGCATTTATCATCTGGCAACCTTATCTGTCATGGTGATGTTAAGCCTGCCAACATACTTCTAAATGACAATTTGACAGCAAAAATAACCGATTTTGGGGTTTCAAGGCTTCTGGTTGGTGGCATCACTCAGTACACGACAAGTGTAAAAGGAAGTATAGATTACATGGATCCTATATATATTCAAGAAGGCCGTCTTACTCCAAGGAGTGATGTTTATAGCTTTGGATTAGTTCTCTGTGAACTAATATCTAGAAAAAGGATAAGAAAAGGTGACATTAACCTCATTTTATATGTCAATAAAGGCTCCGCAAGTGGTAAAGGGTTTAGAGAAATGTCTGATGCTGCAATTGCAAATGAGGACAATATGAAGATTCTCAAAGAAATGAAGAAATTGGCAACTGAATGTGTATCACTGAGCATTTATAGGCGTCCTCAGATGACTGATGTGGTCAGACGCCTTCGGATGCTGAGAAAAGAATTAAAGGAGAGACATGAATATTATTCAGAGTCAATTTTGGCATCACACCATTCATGGCGCAAAAACAACAAGCAAGAGATAATCATGCCCACCTATAATTCTAAGATGCAGATCAAGAAGAGTCTGGGCTTTTTCAAGAGGAGCCTTAGTAACTCTAAGATCCAATCGGAACCCAGCGATGTGAGGATTTTCACACAGGAGGAGCTAAAAGAAGTCACGAATAACTACTCTTATCTAATCAGTGGAGGTACTTCAGGTAAAGTTTACAGAGGAACACTCGAGGACAATACGGTGGTAGCGGTGAGAATATTTTCTGAAGTACTCGAGGGCTTTGAAGAAGCGTTCGTCAATGGTGGGATGATCCTGTCTCAGATATCCCATAGGAACATCATCAAACTGGTGGGATATTGCTTGGACGCTGACTGCCCAGCTTTCTTGTATGAGTACGCTGCTAAGGGCAGCCTATCTGATGTTCTGGACGGGCATGAAGACTTCCCACTGGATCTACGTGCGAAGATCGTGGTGAAGATCGCAGAAGCATTAGAATACCTCCATTCACCAGCAACTGGTATTATCAGACACGGCTATGTTGTGCCATCCAAGATACTCGTAGACAATAATTTCATGCCAAAGCTCACCGGCTTTTCATGGGCAAGGAGGCTTATCCAGGAGAGTAACACTACTGCCAGCGACGACGTAATTTCTAGTCATCAGCATCCATCGAGCGGGTTCAACAACGACCCGATCCACGACCACTATGTGTCGCTAAAACTGAAGACCGATGTGTACCAGTTCGGTGTCCTCCTCCTGACACTGATTAGCAGGAAGAGCTTTGTGTTTTACGCCGATCACGACGGCCTCGTCTCGCAGTTCCTCACAGCTTGCCAGGAAGATGGCAGTGGAAGGGCGTTCTTTGATGATGATGTTGCAGTCCATGGTGGAGATGTTGTTCTGCTTGAGGAGATGGGGAGGCTGTCGCTGAAGTGTGTTTGTGAGGAAATCGAGCAGAGACCAACGATGCGAGAAGTGGCAGAGCACCTTCGGATGATCACGAGATCTTGGAAGGACTTCAGCGGGAGCTACGCAGGAGCTGAAGGCAATACTCCTGAGAGGCCACCTAGTTCAGACATTGGAGATTGA
- the LOC103648074 gene encoding serine/threonine-protein kinase-like protein At1g28390 isoform X1, with amino-acid sequence MIGNLIHCHDKVKHEAGINGNIKIFTEDEIKRITNNFNTLIGKGGFGEVYRGTLDDDNEPVAVKKYINEDLREVFMEEVRIHSKISHKNVVKLIGYCIGKSTLMIVMEYMSTGNLNDILHCTEISIPLDVRLGIAIGCAEALSYMHSMHLSSGNLICHGDVKPANILLNDNLTAKITDFGVSRLLVGGITQYTTSVKGSIDYMDPIYIQEGRLTPRSDVYSFGLVLCELISRKRIRKGDINLILYVNKGSASGKGFREMSDAAIANEDNMKILKEMKKLATECVSLSIYRRPQMTDVVRRLRMLRKELKERHEYYSESILASHHSWRKNNKQEIIMPTYNSKMQIKKSLGFFKRSLSNSKIQSEPSDVRIFTQEELKEVTNNYSYLISGGTSGKVYRGTLEDNTVVAVRIFSEVLEGFEEAFVNGGMILSQISHRNIIKLVGYCLDADCPAFLYEYAAKGSLSDVLDGHEDFPLDLRAKIVVKIAEALEYLHSPATGIIRHGYVVPSKILVDNNFMPKLTGFSWARRLIQESNTTASDDVISSHQHPSSGFNNDPIHDHYVSLKLKTDVYQFGVLLLTLISRKSFVFYADHDGLVSQFLTACQEDGSGRAFFDDDVAVHGGDVVLLEEMGRLSLKCVCEEIEQRPTMREVAEHLRMITRSWKDFSGSYAGAEGNTPERPPSSDIGD; translated from the coding sequence ATGATTGGAAATCTCATACACTGCCATGATAAGGTAAAACATGAAGCTGGCATCAATGGCAATATTAAGATTTTTACAGAAGATGAGATTAAAAgaattaccaacaactttaacaCTCTTATCGGAAAAGGTggctttggagaagtttatagggGAACCCTTGATGATGACAATGAGCCTGTAGCTGTGAAGAAATATATCAATGAAGATTTGAGAGAAGTGTTTATGGAAGAAGTACGCATCCATAGTAAAATTAGCCACAAGAATGTGGTGAAGCTAATAGGCTATTGCATTGGGAAAAGTACTCTCATGATCGTAATGGAGTATATGTCCACAGGAAATCTCAATGACATACTCCACTGCACTGAAATTTCGATCCCTTTGGATGTAAGATTGGGTATTGCTATAGGGTGTGCAGAGGCATTGAGCTACATGCATTCAATGCATTTATCATCTGGCAACCTTATCTGTCATGGTGATGTTAAGCCTGCCAACATACTTCTAAATGACAATTTGACAGCAAAAATAACCGATTTTGGGGTTTCAAGGCTTCTGGTTGGTGGCATCACTCAGTACACGACAAGTGTAAAAGGAAGTATAGATTACATGGATCCTATATATATTCAAGAAGGCCGTCTTACTCCAAGGAGTGATGTTTATAGCTTTGGATTAGTTCTCTGTGAACTAATATCTAGAAAAAGGATAAGAAAAGGTGACATTAACCTCATTTTATATGTCAATAAAGGCTCCGCAAGTGGTAAAGGGTTTAGAGAAATGTCTGATGCTGCAATTGCAAATGAGGACAATATGAAGATTCTCAAAGAAATGAAGAAATTGGCAACTGAATGTGTATCACTGAGCATTTATAGGCGTCCTCAGATGACTGATGTGGTCAGACGCCTTCGGATGCTGAGAAAAGAATTAAAGGAGAGACATGAATATTATTCAGAGTCAATTTTGGCATCACACCATTCATGGCGCAAAAACAACAAGCAAGAGATAATCATGCCCACCTATAATTCTAAGATGCAGATCAAGAAGAGTCTGGGCTTTTTCAAGAGGAGCCTTAGTAACTCTAAGATCCAATCGGAACCCAGCGATGTGAGGATTTTCACACAGGAGGAGCTAAAAGAAGTCACGAATAACTACTCTTATCTAATCAGTGGAGGTACTTCAGGTAAAGTTTACAGAGGAACACTCGAGGACAATACGGTGGTAGCGGTGAGAATATTTTCTGAAGTACTCGAGGGCTTTGAAGAAGCGTTCGTCAATGGTGGGATGATCCTGTCTCAGATATCCCATAGGAACATCATCAAACTGGTGGGATATTGCTTGGACGCTGACTGCCCAGCTTTCTTGTATGAGTACGCTGCTAAGGGCAGCCTATCTGATGTTCTGGACGGGCATGAAGACTTCCCACTGGATCTACGTGCGAAGATCGTGGTGAAGATCGCAGAAGCATTAGAATACCTCCATTCACCAGCAACTGGTATTATCAGACACGGCTATGTTGTGCCATCCAAGATACTCGTAGACAATAATTTCATGCCAAAGCTCACCGGCTTTTCATGGGCAAGGAGGCTTATCCAGGAGAGTAACACTACTGCCAGCGACGACGTAATTTCTAGTCATCAGCATCCATCGAGCGGGTTCAACAACGACCCGATCCACGACCACTATGTGTCGCTAAAACTGAAGACCGATGTGTACCAGTTCGGTGTCCTCCTCCTGACACTGATTAGCAGGAAGAGCTTTGTGTTTTACGCCGATCACGACGGCCTCGTCTCGCAGTTCCTCACAGCTTGCCAGGAAGATGGCAGTGGAAGGGCGTTCTTTGATGATGATGTTGCAGTCCATGGTGGAGATGTTGTTCTGCTTGAGGAGATGGGGAGGCTGTCGCTGAAGTGTGTTTGTGAGGAAATCGAGCAGAGACCAACGATGCGAGAAGTGGCAGAGCACCTTCGGATGATCACGAGATCTTGGAAGGACTTCAGCGGGAGCTACGCAGGAGCTGAAGGCAATACTCCTGAGAGGCCACCTAGTTCAGACATTGGAGATTGA